The DNA region CTTCAAGGTCTACGTGAGCAAGCAGGGCTTCGACCCCAAGACCCAGACCCTGGGCTGGGGCAACCTCGACTTCATCACGCAGACCGGACGCTTCGCCCCGGCGCAGGACATCACGTTCCCCGTCCAGACCTCCGGCTACACCGGACACCACATCATGTATGTGATCTGGCAGGCCTCGCACCTCGACCAGACCTACATGTGGTGCAGCGACGTGAGCTTCGGCTGAGCCGGGTAGCGCCGCACACGGCACCGGCTTCGGCCGGGCACCGGTAATCCGCCACCCGGCCGACCGAGCTCCGTCGGGGCAGGGGACCCATTCGGTCACCCTGCCCCGACGGGGCTTCCTGCGCTCCTACTGACTTCGGCTTGTCAGGGTGCGGATGGTGTGTCGAGGGTCAGGCTGGTGCCGGCTATGAAGCCGGCAAGGGTGTGGGGCCGGTATTGCAGGCGGTTGCGGACGTGAGGTGCCCCCGTGTGAGGTGCCCCCGGAGGCATGGACACTCCGGTAATGGATCTTGCAGATCCCAGGACCGGTGTCCTGGTGGGACGGAAGTCTCTGTATCCGGTGGGCTTCAGGGATGATGCCGTTCGTTGTACCGCGCGGCGGGCGGGAAGCGTACGTGTGCGGCAGACGGAGGTCGGGGTGACCGGCGAGACGCTGCGCAACTGGGCGCACCGGGCTGACGAGTGCGCGGCCGGTGGACACGACCGCGGTCATGGCCGGAGAGAGCGGGGATGCGGGACTGGCCCGGCTGCGGGCGGAGAGCGGCCGGCTGCGCAAGGCGGAGAAGGAGTGGGAGCTCGAACGGGAGATCCTGCGCCGGGCGGCCGCCCGTTTCGCGAAGGAGACGAAGTGAGGACCCACCGCCGGGACGTCCTCTCCGCCCACGCCGAGGCCTTCGGCGTCCAGCGGGCGTGCCGGGACCTTCGGGTCTCGCGGGCGGGCTTCCATAGGTGGATCGCGGCCTGGACTCGGCGGACGCCGTAAGCACCCTTGTGCTCGGCATGGACCTCGCGGATCTCCGTGACCACAGTGTCCTCGGCCGCCTGCCGCCCGGCGCGAGCGCTCACGCCGGGACTGGTCGGCCCCCGGGCCCGCAATCTCGGCTCCCTGCACGCCGACATCTGGCGCGGCTCGGCGACCGAACTCGCCTGCGGCACGCTCCTCGTCCACCCCGTCGGAGGCTGGTGGAAGGCGAACAGGCGCAACGACCGCATCGGCCTGCCCGTCAGCTACGCCCTCCTGATCTCCCTGTGCACACCAGAGGTCTCCACCGATCGGCATACGCCCATCGCCAACCAGCTCGGCGTGTCGATCAGCCCGTCGAGGAAGCCCCGGGTGCTCTCGCGTGCGCCGGCGACGGACGTCGCGGAGTGGAGGGGGGAGACGTTGACGCTCATCGTGTCCATCAAATCCCCCTGGTCTCCGGATCGTCAATGCCCGGTCCGGTGCGTCCGGGGCTTGTGCCCCGGCTGCGGCCCGTCAGCCCGGCCACCCCCAGCCTCCATCACTGTTCGAGGTCGATTACCTCGCCGTCGAACATGGAGAAATCTATGTCAGCTGGAGTAGACATTGGCCAGTGTCGTGGTTATGGTTTCTCTCGTAACCGAGATCAACACGGCTCGGCAGGGACGAACTGCCGGGCAGTAGGACCGCAGTTGTAGTTCGCAGGACGGTTCGGTGGTGGAGTTCCGAAGCCAGGGTTGTTGCAGGACGGCGACGGGACTGACGACCGGACCGGATGGCCCGCAGTGATCAGGGGCCGTCGTGAGCAGTACCGCAGTTCGGTAGGTGCAGTTCGCAGTACCCAGCAGTGAAGTCAGTGAGCAGCACCTCGGTGAAGGCGTCGGCTGCGGGCGCGCGCACCGGGAGGTTCGGCAGTGGGGTTCCAAGCCAGAGCAGACGCAGGACGGGCGACGGGGCTGGCTGCCGAAGAGTGGCGCTGTCGCAGGCCACAGAGCAGTTCGCATCACCAGCAGTAGTAAGTGGTTGATCCCAGAGGGAAGAACGGAGGAGCCAGGCGCCATCAGGATCGCCCGGGCGGAAGTGTTGAGCCCGGGTACCGCAGGACATCGATAGTGAGGTGGTCTCCGGTCGAGCAACCGCGATCCCCGCAACTCCGACAGCATCTTCTTGGTCGGGTCTGCGGAAACAGAAGGCCGGCGCAGTATCAGGGCCGGCAGATGGTGTAGCAGTTCCTTCGGGGCCCTGGTGCCATTGGCGCCAGGGCCCCTCCGACGTGTTCCACCTAGAGGTGCGATGACAGCAGGCGACTCGTTCGGCCGCCTGACGACGAATGCCCCGCCTACACCATGGGCCGGGCCGCCGATCGGTGGTGCTCCTCTGGGCTCAGCCCCAGGCTTTCACCAGCGCGCGCAACGGGTGGCGCCTGTCCGCGGTGGAGAGTCGATGCGGCGGACCAGGGAACGGCGGGTCCTGTCCGCCCCTGCCGTCCGGGGAATGGGTTCACCGCGCACCTCGCATGAACAGGCGACCGGTTGACGGAGGACGCCCTTCGCCCCCTCACGGCGATGAAGTGGCCCCGGCGCGGTCGCTGTTTCACCCTGCCGAGGCGCGCGGGCCGTGCCATTCGCAGAACAGGACGGTGCCGTCGTCCTCCAGTCGTCCCTGGTGGTAGTCCATGACGGCGTGCATGAGGCGGCGCAGGGTCTCGTCGAGGGGGAGGCCGTCGGCTTGGTGGCGGATGATGAAGTCGGTGAAGCGTTCTACGCCGAACTCCCGGCCGTCGGTGTCGCGGGCTTCGGTGATGCCGTCGGTGAACAGCAGCAGCCGGTCACCGGGCTCCAGCTGTTCGGTGCTCTGCTGGATCGGCAGGTTGAAGCCGCTGCCCATCGGCCCGGCGGGCGGGCAGTGCAGCGTGCTGGCCCACCGCCCGCCGCGGATCAGAACCGGCAGCGGGTGACCGCGGTTGACCCAGCTGAATTTTCCGGTGTCCAGCTCGAGGTCGGCGAGGATGCCGGTGGCGTAGCGGCTGTGTCCGAACTGCTCGATGAGGGTGTCCTCGATGGCCGCGCTGGCGTCGGGGATGGTGGCGCCGGCGCGGCGGTGGCTGCGGCAGGTGGCCATGGCGAGGGCGGCGGTCAGGCCGGCGGAGGTGTCGTGGCCCATGGCGTCGAAGACCGCCAGGTGCAGGACATCCTCGGCCACCGCGTACTCGTAGGCGTCCCCGGCCACCTCGTAGGCGGGTTCCATGAAGGCGCTGACGGTGACCCGCCGGTCGGAGAACGTCCGCGGCGGCATCATGCTCCACTGCAGTTCCGCCGGTATCCCCATCGGCCGGACGCGGGTCAGCCGGGCGTGGGAGTCGCTGTTGGCCCGCTTGGAGGTCAGCAGCAGCCCGGCCATCGACGCCAGCGCCCCCATGACCTCCTCATCGGGCCGACCCCCGTCCCCCTCGGCGGGCTCGACGTGCAGGACCCCCAAGCGTTCAGCACCGTCCCGTACCGGCACCCAGCACGCCCCGCCACGGGCCGGCGCCGTGATCTCAGCCGTCTGGTAGGTGCGACCGGGCAGCGTGCCCTCGATCGGGTACTCCTCGCCGCCCTTCCCGGCGCTCAGGCCGAGGCCGGTGACCTCACGCAGGACCTCCTCCTGAAGATCGGCCACGAACAGCCGCGCCCCGCCCGCACCGGCCTCCCTCGCAGCGTTGTCGAGCAGGCGGGGCAACTGCTCGAACGGCGCCCTGTGACTGGCGGCCAGCAAGCTGGTCAGCGCTCGCGCCAAGCCCTGCGCCGTCACGCCCGTCCTCGCAGCCCAGGCCCCGGCCCGCCGCCGACATATCCCTCTTCTGTCATGATCCATCCCTGCCAGCGCACGACCACACAGGCCCGCGAATCAACACACGCATGCGCCACCGGGAACCACAGGACCCAAGCCCGAAGAAACAACACCGGCACGCCCGCCCCGGGCCCCTCGGCGAGGGGCCCGCCAGGACAGCGATCCCCGCAAGTCTGCCACCCCGCGGGCAGGGGACGCGTACGAAGTGCCGGGCCGACTGCCCGCATCGACACCGGCCTCGGCCCGCAACGGGTGGCGCCCTCCCCGGCCAGGGCTTCGGCACCATCCTGCGCACTGCCTCCGCCGGGCTTGTCCTGGGCACTGTCCTGGCGCCGGCGGCTCCACGCCGGCAGAACCTCGAGTAATCAAACCGTTGGCGAATACAAGGCCGCTCGCTGCTGGAAGTTCCCGTCTGATCCGAGCGGAGTTCGAACCGCCCCAGCGCATGGCCCGCACATCTCTGAATGCATGAGACGGCCGAGGCAGGGTGGTCAGGAACTCATCATTCTCGAGTTCGGGGCCGCCATCAAGGGTTGAGGGGACAGCTGATGGGGCCGGAACAAACTTGTCCCGGCCCCAAAAGTCACTTGCGCTTTCGCACTGAACTCACTCACGTCGGCGAGGTGGTGGAATTCATAGACTGAAGCGGAATCCGTAGCGCAGAGCTCCCACCTGCGGAAAAGCGGGTTTATAGGGGGCCATCCCAGCACCATGGAGGACAGGCGCCCTCGTACACCTACGCAGCTCGGGCGCTGCCGCTCGAGCTCGCCTCCTCTGCCTGCTGGGACGTCGCGTCTGGGGATTCAGGCCGCATGGCGCGCTGCGCCAGCATCAGCGTTCCAGGACAGGGAGGTGATCGATCTTCGAGTCACTGTGCGTCCTTCGCGGCGCAGGTCCAGGCGGCGTCACGTAGCAGACGCAGCCCGTTGAGGCCGGCGGTTCACCTTGCCGACGACCGACATCCCCCTGTGGTTTCAGTCTTGCCGCGAAAGTGTCCGGAGCGGGAGGGTCAGTGGTAGGTGTGGACGACGGCGTGGCCTTTGCCGCGGCCGATCATCCATTTGTTCACCGGGGTCGTCAGGAGGAAGGCGATGACGAAGCCGCCCAGCAGGGACGTCCAGAACAGGGCCTCGCCCAGGTGGGCGTCCATCGCGCCGGGGACCAGGGCGATGATCCCGTTGTCGACGAGTTCCATCACGATGATGGAGACGGTGTCGGCGGCCAGCGCCACCTTGAGGGCGATCTTGAAGCCCAGGCCCGCCTTGCGGATCGCGAACAGGGTCAGCGAGTAGCCGAAGACGAAGGCCAGCGCGATCGCCAGGATCATGGTCGCCGCGTTGCCCCACAGCAGGGCCGTACCGATCGCCATGCCGAGGATCTCACCGATGGCGCAGCCGGTCAGGCAGTGGAGCGTCGCCTTCGCAGCAGACACCCACGTCACGCCGCCCTCATGGTGTCCGCCGTGGCCTTCACGGGTCTGCTGCGCGGTGTTGTCGTGCCCATCGCCGGCGTGGTGTGCGCTGTGGTTCATGGCTGTCATCCCCTCGATCGTCCGGTGTGGTCCGTCTCCAACGAACGCCATACCCCCGGGGGGTGTTCCGACGGTGGTGTGACAGGGCCGTGCACGCCGGGCGGGCGGGCACGGCCCCGTGGTGTCGGGCGGGTCAGTTCTTGCCGAGCAGGCTGTTCATCCGGGAGATCTCTGCGGTCTGGGAGGTGATGATGGCGTCCGCCATCTTCGTGGCGTCGGGGAAGGAGCCGTCGGCCTTCTCCGTCCTCGCCATCTCCACCGCACCCTCGTGATGCTTAATCATCACCTCCATGAAGGCGGTGTCGAACGCCGGGCCGGACGCCTTCGTGAGGCTGTCCATGTCCTCGGCCGTCATCATGCCGCCCATGTCGTGCATGGAGTGGTCCATGGCTCCCTCGGCGGGAACCGTCTCACCCCAGGAGGTCAGCCACCCCGACAGGGTTTTGATCTCCGGGTACTGGGCCTTCTTGATCTCGCCGGCGAGCTCCTTGACCTCGGCGGACTCAGCCCTGGAGGGTGTCAGGTCAGCCATCTCGACGGCCTGCCGGTGGTGAGGGATCATCCCCTTGGCGAACGCGACGTCGGCGGCATTGTGCTGCCCCTGCGACACCGAGGCGGACGCGGAGGCCGGTGACGACGAGCTGTGCCCGTCGTGCCCGGCGGAAGCGCCGTCGCTCGACCCGCACGCGGCGAGCAGGAGCGAGGCGGCGCCCGCGGCGGCGACCAGGGCCGTGCGGCGGATGAGGTTTTTGTTCATGGTGGTGCGACTCCTTGATGCGCAGCCCTGCTGCGGGCATGCGCCGAGGCGGAAAGAGAACACATCCGGAGCACGGCACCGCTTTCCACCCGGGCGGTGCCGGGCCTCAAGCGTGCCGTGCGGGCGGTCCTATATCCGCAGGAGTTGCAGCTCGGCCAAGTCGGGCGGCGCGCGCCCACCTTCCGGAGAACCGGCCGCACCGCTGGACAGCACCCGTACCGCCGGCGGGACGCCGGGTGCGGAAGCCAGCGGGGGCGGAGCATAGGGGGCGCCTACACCGGCCGCCGCGCAGGTCGCGTCCACATGCTGCGCATGCCCCGATCCGCCCCCGGCGTGCACACAGTCCGCGGCCGCCTCGACGTCCTTCTCGTGGACCATCGCCACACCGTGCCCGCTGCCCACCGTCGCAGTCTTCGCCGGCACCGCGCCAGGGGCCAGCCCGTGCATCGCCAGCACCCCGGCCAGCACCGCCAGCACCAGCAACACGACACTGCGCCCGGCGGGGCGGCGGCTCGGCGACTGGACAGTGCAGGACATGGCGCCATCCTACGATCCGGCTCCGACCCCGGCCATGGCTCCCTCGCCGGCCGGAGCGGCAGTACCGCCGCCGGACTGATGACGCCGGCCGCCGAGCTTTCACCGGCCCGCTCACCACGACGCCGACGGCATGGGCACCACGTTCGCGGCCGTCCTCACCGCCGGCGGGCGGCCTTCACGGGTGAGACTCATTCAGCACGCCGGCGGCGGAGCCGCTGCCCGAGGGGCCTTCGGCGTGCCGACCACATAGCGTCACGGCAACGGTCCCACGCCTCGGGTGCTGTGCGTTCAAGGCCGGTAGACCATCTCGATGAGTCCGGCCGCGATGAGGGCCCAGGCGGCAAGCCCGAGGAGCCATATCGATTCGATGAGGACTCCAGCTGTGCCCAGGACGACCATGACGAGGAGTAGGGCGTGCTCGGCCCGCCGCATGCCGCAGCCCGGGGCGTGAGACGGGATCAACGCGCCTGCTTTCTATCCCCGTCGTCCGGCTTCCGCCGCCCCCACCAGGGGGAGCGGGTCATCCACCGACGTGGATTCCGGGGCGCTGGTCGGGGTCGGGTTCGTTGCTGCGGATGATTTCGCGGGTGACGGGGGCGGTGTCGCCGCGGCCGAGGAGGAAGTAGCGGAGCATGTGGCGCAGGGGACTGCCTTCGGCCCAGGCGAAGTAGCAGTGGGGACGGACTCCGGTGGCGTCGCGCAGGGCGAGGAGGATCGCGGCGATGGCGTTGGGGGCGGCAGGGGCCTTGGCGCGCAGGACGCGGTAGCCGTCGACCTCGGTGCCGTGGACCGTGAGGGTCTCGCTGAAGTCGGAGGGGTCGACGACGTCGATCTCCAGGAAGATGACGTCTGCGGGGCCCGGGACGGGGTTGGTGCCGCGCTGCTCGCGTTCCTTGGCGGCGTACTCGGCAGCGTCGCCCGCCTCGCGGCGGTTGGCGATGATGTTGATGGACCGGTCGTGGGCCAGGGTGTCGGCGACGAAGCGGCGGGCGGTGTCGTCGAAGACGATGCGGTCGGCGCGCAGTTCGGTGGTACGTGAGACGCGTGAGATCAGGGACACGACGATGATGCCGATGATGAACAGTCCGGAGATGGCGATGCCGTTCGGCTTGTCGACGACGTTGGCGATCAGCGCGTAGAGCAGGACCGCGGTGAGCAGGGCGAAACCGGCGGTGGCCACCCGTCGGCGGCGGCGGGCGACGGAGACGGTGACGGCGAGGGCACCGGAGACCATCATGGCGAGGATTCCGGTGGCGTACGCGCCGGCCTGGGCGTCGACGTCGGCGCCGAAGGCGATCGTGATGACGATGCACAGGGCGGTGTAGACCAGGACCACGGGGCGGACCGCGCGCCCCCATTCCGGGGCCATGCCGTAGTCGGGCAGGTAGCGGGGAACGATGTTGATCAGCCCGGCCATGGCGGAGGCGCCGGCGAACCAGAGGATGAGGATGGTGCTGATGTCGTAGACGGTGCCGAAGAC from Streptomyces sp. B1I3 includes:
- a CDS encoding DUF305 domain-containing protein, with protein sequence MNKNLIRRTALVAAAGAASLLLAACGSSDGASAGHDGHSSSSPASASASVSQGQHNAADVAFAKGMIPHHRQAVEMADLTPSRAESAEVKELAGEIKKAQYPEIKTLSGWLTSWGETVPAEGAMDHSMHDMGGMMTAEDMDSLTKASGPAFDTAFMEVMIKHHEGAVEMARTEKADGSFPDATKMADAIITSQTAEISRMNSLLGKN
- a CDS encoding PP2C family protein-serine/threonine phosphatase; translated protein: MTAQGLARALTSLLAASHRAPFEQLPRLLDNAAREAGAGGARLFVADLQEEVLREVTGLGLSAGKGGEEYPIEGTLPGRTYQTAEITAPARGGACWVPVRDGAERLGVLHVEPAEGDGGRPDEEVMGALASMAGLLLTSKRANSDSHARLTRVRPMGIPAELQWSMMPPRTFSDRRVTVSAFMEPAYEVAGDAYEYAVAEDVLHLAVFDAMGHDTSAGLTAALAMATCRSHRRAGATIPDASAAIEDTLIEQFGHSRYATGILADLELDTGKFSWVNRGHPLPVLIRGGRWASTLHCPPAGPMGSGFNLPIQQSTEQLEPGDRLLLFTDGITEARDTDGREFGVERFTDFIIRHQADGLPLDETLRRLMHAVMDYHQGRLEDDGTVLFCEWHGPRASAG
- a CDS encoding DUF4396 domain-containing protein translates to MNHSAHHAGDGHDNTAQQTREGHGGHHEGGVTWVSAAKATLHCLTGCAIGEILGMAIGTALLWGNAATMILAIALAFVFGYSLTLFAIRKAGLGFKIALKVALAADTVSIIVMELVDNGIIALVPGAMDAHLGEALFWTSLLGGFVIAFLLTTPVNKWMIGRGKGHAVVHTYH
- a CDS encoding DUF6153 family protein; this translates as MSCTVQSPSRRPAGRSVVLLVLAVLAGVLAMHGLAPGAVPAKTATVGSGHGVAMVHEKDVEAAADCVHAGGGSGHAQHVDATCAAAGVGAPYAPPPLASAPGVPPAVRVLSSGAAGSPEGGRAPPDLAELQLLRI